The Arvicola amphibius chromosome 4, mArvAmp1.2, whole genome shotgun sequence genome includes the window CGGGATTCGCAGCTTTATTCTTCTCCACGAGCAGAGGTGTCCAGTTTTCCCCATGAGGTAAGCTGGAGGTCAGAGTTCTCAGAGGCACTTTCtgacctttattattattattttaattttttcttttttttttttggtttttcaagacagggtttctctgcagcttttttagagcctgtcctggacctagcacttgtagaccaggctggcctcgaactcacagagatccgcctgcctctgcctcccgagtgctgggattaaaggcgtgcgccaccaccgcccggcttattttaattttttgatgcaaggactcactatgtaactctggcaatcctggaactcactatacagaccaggcttgGTCTTAagggcatatgccaccaccacctggctaatatttttattattgttgttgttgttattattgttgttgttgttgttattgttattattattattatgaatgtgTGGCACaagccatggcatgcatgtggctctctccttccatcttgagCTTCCATCTTCcatataagcttttttttttttggtttttcgagacagggtttctctgtagcttttttaaagcctgtcctggaactagctcttgtagaccaggctggcctcgaactcacagagatcctcctgcctctgcctcccgagtgctgggattaaaggcgtgcgccaccaccgcccggctccatatAAGCTTTGACATGGGCCTCAGTCCCACTTAGCGGCAGATACTTTTATTCTCTGAGTCCTCTCTCCTACCTTCTGAGAATGTTTCCAGTCATTACTAGTTTTCggaggatttttttaattttaattttattttattgattttttttttttttaggtttttcgagacagggtctctctgtgtagccctggctgtcctagaactcactctgtagaccaggctgttctcaatctcagagatccacctgcctctgccacctgagtgctgggattaaaggcatgtgccaccaccacctggtttattgattgttttgagacagggtttctttgtgtaacatccttggctgtcctggaactcactctgtagaccagactagccttgaactgagagatccaGCTGAACTGAACCTTGGTCTCCTACAAGAGCAACATCTTGTTTGTTGTGTCAAAACATCTTTATGAACACACTGCAGGGAGGTGGGGGCCTGGGAGGAGTCTCGTCCCAAGCAGGTTGAATCTCAGCTTTGACAAGCTCACGGCCCTCTCTGGTCAGCCTCTTTCAGGCCACAGCCAGTCCTGTTAGTCAGGGACAGATTTAGAAGCTCCTCAGGGAAAGTGTCTTCCCAGATGGCCCTTCAGCTGGGCAGAAACCCAGGCCCTGCTGGCCAACTGGCACCTAGACCTCAGCTGAAGAGAAGAGGAGACCCAGTTCTGCGGATGCCttccaggcctgcctgctcttcctgTCACAGAAGGCTCGAGCTCCCTGGCACCTGGCGCCTGCAGCTTATTCTgccacatctgtgtgtgtatgccttatgtctgtctgtggtgtgtgtgtgtgtgtgtgtgtgtgtgtcttggagCTGCTGCATGATAGAGTGTAGTGGGGTGACCTATGAGCCCCTTACCAGGAGGGGCCGCTGTTATCCAGAGGCCTGCATGAGGCAAGGGGGCTGAGCGCCGTTCAGGTAACCGGCCTAAGAAAGGCAGAAAAGCTGTTTAATCCATCATATACAGAAGCTGGACAGAGACCTGGTACCTACCTCATGTTCAGCCCATGCCAGAACCCGGCCTAAAGGGCTTGGAAACACAGGAGAGAGAAACCAAGCCCTGTGACGGCTGGCTAGaatctcccctccccctacaGGCACTATCTGGGGTTCCTAGACTGTCCCAGACTCTCTCACTGCCTGAGGTCTAACCAGCCTGAGAGGTTCCAGGGGACAGTCTAATAATCTCATCTCCGCTGGGGCCTGACCTGAGTGACTCCCATACTCCTAACCCTGGAAAGCAGGGCAGCGATGGGAGAGGCAAATGGGTACCAAGAGAgacccaatatctgactcctgcctcaaaaaccaggatgggggccaggcagtggtggtccacacctttaatcccagcacttgggaggcagaggcaggcagatctttgtaagtttgaggccagcctggtctacagagtgagttccaggacaggctccaaaaactaagccgggcggtggtggcgcacgcctttaatcccagcactcgggaggcagaggcaggcggatctctgagttcgaggccagcctggtctacaagagctagttccaggacaggctctagtaactacagggaaaccctgtatcgaaaaaaccaaaaaaaaaaaaaaaaaaaactacagcaaaaccctgtctgggaaaaaagaaaagaaaagaaaagaaaagaaaagaaaagaaaaggattaatttaagttgtaagagatagttaataataagcctgagttatagGTCGAGCATTTTTGTAGtcaatataagcttctgtgtgtttatttgggactagaCGGTCAGGACCAAAGAAAAGCTCCGCCTCTGTTTACATGCAATAATTGTGaactgctctgtgggtgctggacatCCCTATGGGGCTCACTGgaggagcagtaagtgctcttaagaATAGAGCCTttgccaggccatggtggtgcatggctttgaTCTAGGCTGTCCTgaagttcactctgtagaccagactggccttgaacttacagagatctgcctgcctctgtctccaaagtgctgtgattaaaggtgtttgccactatCCTGGCtagtctttttttaatatttatttattatgtatacaatattctgtctgtgtgtatgcctgcaggccagaagagggcaccagacctcattacagatggttgtgagccaccatgtggttgctgggaattgaactcaggacctttggaagagcaggcaatgctcttaaccgctgagccatctctccagccccctagtctTTTtgtaaaaagatatttaaaatatatttgtgttaattctttgagaatttcatataatgtgttttgtttgtatcaacctcccactccttcctctatctcctcccagatccacaccCCTGCCCATTGGCCGGCAGCTCTTTATTAATCCAATGGGAAGGCGcctggcaaagacacatcttcacaggaTACGAAAAGACTATTCCTTAACAGGTAAAGGTTAGCGACAGAGGCTGGGCCTGGAACCAAGCAACACAGACAGCCTGGCCTGCAACATGCAGCTCACCCTGTGTCCTCTCAGTCATTTCTGTCACTTGCCTTGACCCAGGAGGGACTTAAAGCCCCTGCAGCCACCAGTCACTGGAGCACATGTGATCCCATGCCATGGGAACTGTGACAGTGGCCACGAGTCTCTAGCAACACAGCTCAAGCTGGCTGTCAGGAGAAATCGTTCACAGCGCTAGAAGAGATGAGGGGACTTCCAAAGGGTTTGCTGAGaacctggctccctctcctctgggtGTCGGCTTCGGCTTCGTCTCTGGACTACTGCGGCTGTCACGTTGTCTGTCTCTGCCCATTTCCACACCTCAGGAGGAAGAGCTCCCTCCCCCAAGTTGCCAAGATTAGACCAGCTGAGGCCGCACGCTCTTCTGCTGGGAAATCCCAGGGACTGTCAGGCAGGAGGAAGGCAAAGTGGGTGATTCGAGGAAAGCCCAGCTGTGGGGCCGCATGTGCAAACACAAGCTGTCCAGGGTGTCCTGCCAGGGATGGGGGTGGATCCAGGGGACTCGTCCCAGGAGGTTCTCTGCCACTTACTGGAGGAACTGTGGAGAAGAGCCAGGGCTGCCGGCAGGAGGAGGTGAGTCAGTGAAAACAGGGTCCTTCTGGGTGCTGTTCCCAGGACACCTTCATCctgaggaaggaaagggactGCAGGAGACCTCTGGAAACATGTAACAGGTCCAGGAGTGCACCATGTTGGTGCTTTAACAGGAGAGACTCAGCCCGTCATCCAGCTAAGTCTGGCTAGGGGTCTGAGCTGATCCTTTGGGTGGAGGCTCAcaagcctgttttgttttttgttttgtttttgtttttcgagacagggtttctcagtagctttggagcctgtcctggaactagctcttgtagtccaggctggtctcgaactcacagagatccgcctgcctctgcctcccgagtgctggaattaaaggcgtgcgccaccactgccccgctaaGCCTGTTTTTCAAGGAGGTACAAGATGCCCTAGGATCAGCCCAGCACTCGGCCCGAGATGTCCCTCTGAGTGACCTGGAAGGACCTACCATCatggccaatctgatggaggaaatCCCTCAGCTGAGGTTTTCTTTCTCAGGTGATACTAGTTTGTGCCAAGTTCGCTAAAGCTAACCAGTACAATGGCCCTCTCGtttggcttctgcttccatctcccaccAGCCCAGCGGCACCCTGGTACTCACATCAGACCCAGGGTGCAGGTAACACTGCTTCTGGTCACCCACCCCACAGCCTGAGTTCTAGACCCCGGGTTCGGCCTGGGTCATCCTAGTATGCTGATCCCTCCGCTGGATCTGTAGGCCCGGGACgggatttttttgtcttttgtttttttgctttttttgttttcctttggagaCTGTTTTattctatagccctggctgctaGAACTTACTCTGCCCACATCCCCAACTGCCCCCAGAGTTTTGTACTTTTGTGTTTCCACCCTGTTGATGGAACCAAAGCCAGAGACACCTGGCCGGCTCTCCAACTCTAGCGGGATCCTCTCCACCTGTAACAATCTGTGTTCTTCCAGCCCAGGCCCTGCTCTGAAGTCCAGTGCTGGGTTTGGTCTCCTGTTTCAAGTCTGGATCCTGGACTGCCACGTCCACTCCTGAGCCTTGCTAGCATGGCACCTCTGAGACTAGGCCGCACCTCCATGGGCCTGAGCCACACCCTTTCTGGGTCTGCTTCTTCATCTATTCTGCCTGAGCAGCTCGGGTCCATCGCTGCCTACAGGCCAATCGATGCTGCGTGACTGCCACCCAGAGGCCACTGCGGGAATtacaggctgtccttaaactctggCAGCAACAGTACCCTGACAAT containing:
- the LOC121677172 gene encoding uncharacterized protein LOC121677172 encodes the protein MRGLPKGLLRTWLPLLWVSASASSLDYCGCHVVCLCPFPHLRRKSSLPQVAKIRPAEAARSSAGKSQGLSGRRKAKWVIRGKPSCGAACANTSCPGCPARDGGGSRGLVPGGSLPLTGGTVEKSQGCRQEEPRPCSEVQCWVWSPVSSLDPGLPRPLLSLASMAPLRLGRTSMGLSHTLSGSASSSILPEQLGSIAAYRPIDAA